One stretch of Campylobacter sp. CCS1377 DNA includes these proteins:
- the fliE gene encoding flagellar hook-basal body complex protein FliE has translation MNSIDKIGTLNTNQSQENKQNNNIGDEFSKLLKNEIEDLDKTQKTAEAAMTDIATGEVKDLHQAAIAITKAESSMKFMLEVRNKAINAYKEITRTQI, from the coding sequence ATGAATAGTATAGATAAAATAGGAACACTAAATACAAATCAGAGCCAAGAAAATAAGCAAAATAATAACATAGGCGATGAATTTTCTAAATTACTTAAAAATGAAATAGAAGATTTAGATAAAACACAAAAAACAGCAGAAGCTGCGATGACTGATATTGCTACAGGGGAAGTAAAAGATTTACATCAAGCAGCTATTGCTATTACAAAAGCCGAAAGTAGCATGAAATTTATGCTAGAAGTTAGAAATAAAGCTATTAATGCTTATAAAGAAATCACAAGAACACAAATTTAA
- a CDS encoding AsmA-like C-terminal domain-containing protein, giving the protein MIKKIARVFGLIFIVFFILFVILKFGISISSLNFDFLKLEQLYIKIDKKLIVRAKKISFKEDDNASSIQSQSMAREIFDISKGLKYLYFFTQEINIENLNIKGQEFQFLFKNNEFFINNPTLFLKLNLQRTENEINANIIKMKVKDYNASVDGNISINTNSEFYFFSGKVTAPEVDFNASFSYKKNQLAYKLEDINIYDIEKVLLKINQKYNLDSHLLEWVGKKVKGDFYHFDYFSGFADLAHNNYYYDEIKAFGYAKNVLVKLDDNIDAIKIPHLDMNLSKQKLDFNFKEAAFNQYDISQSKVYLYDIMQSDKIGIFLHIKSSQLLLDKNVNKILKLYDIDLPFNQLSGKLKSDLILKIPFQAQNSVYYLGEFDMQDAKLDLFDLNVSAAKVILKDEKASIIVPNMESDFLKAELNASINFFQKQGIFDLNLSKLSLPMLLDMKNENMQFVFDFEGEKRLSSSEWGLDMNLSDGLFLRVHSFKKFEPYSELLQKFKFQNTEDITFYTKDFDNFEMVVKNGIFDSEFYANDKPYVKDSFFISKNSSGIKIRTQSELVSADLNDDVNHIFIKNLKLAYKNSDSEKITTHIVSKPTYINAQNSALFLQDFNKTLSFDNLKANLLNDHVKVVANYKQSDFDLEFNSEKMILKISNISDEVLNNFFGRTVVENGVFNFLIEGKSSKEYKGKIWIKNTHFTGLKFQNQLVSFLDTIPSLLLFKTPTFNEKGLNVEKGAVVFNRKGDILTLEGLNLDGDSIDILGTGVINLKSNALNIDLQLKTLKSTSEAISKVPIINQIILGKNREISTTVKVDGQIDNPEFHTQILTETLKTPLNLIKNIFELPANLFN; this is encoded by the coding sequence ATGATAAAAAAAATTGCACGCGTTTTTGGACTTATTTTCATTGTGTTTTTTATCCTTTTTGTGATTTTAAAATTTGGTATTTCTATATCAAGCTTGAATTTCGATTTTTTAAAACTTGAGCAATTATATATTAAAATAGATAAAAAATTAATTGTAAGAGCAAAAAAAATTAGTTTTAAAGAAGATGATAACGCAAGCTCAATCCAGAGTCAAAGCATGGCAAGAGAAATTTTTGATATCAGCAAAGGTTTAAAATATCTTTATTTTTTCACTCAAGAAATTAATATTGAAAATTTGAATATCAAGGGACAAGAATTTCAGTTTTTATTTAAAAATAATGAGTTTTTTATCAACAATCCTACTTTATTTTTAAAATTGAATTTACAAAGAACTGAAAATGAAATAAATGCTAATATTATAAAAATGAAAGTAAAAGATTATAATGCTAGTGTTGATGGAAATATTTCTATTAATACCAATAGTGAATTTTATTTTTTTAGTGGTAAAGTTACAGCTCCTGAAGTAGATTTTAATGCTTCGTTTTCTTATAAAAAAAATCAATTGGCCTATAAACTAGAAGATATTAATATTTATGATATAGAAAAGGTTTTATTGAAAATCAATCAAAAATATAATCTAGATTCTCATTTACTTGAATGGGTTGGCAAAAAAGTGAAGGGCGATTTTTATCATTTTGATTATTTTAGTGGGTTTGCAGATTTGGCACATAATAATTATTATTATGATGAAATTAAAGCTTTTGGTTATGCAAAAAATGTTTTAGTAAAGCTCGATGATAATATAGATGCGATTAAAATTCCTCATCTTGATATGAATTTGAGCAAGCAAAAATTAGATTTCAATTTTAAAGAAGCTGCATTTAATCAATATGATATTTCTCAAAGCAAGGTGTATTTATATGATATTATGCAAAGTGACAAAATAGGCATTTTTCTTCATATAAAATCTTCCCAGCTTTTATTAGATAAAAATGTTAATAAAATTTTAAAACTTTATGATATTGATTTACCTTTTAATCAATTAAGTGGAAAGTTAAAAAGTGATTTGATTTTAAAAATTCCTTTTCAAGCACAAAATTCTGTGTATTATTTGGGTGAATTTGATATGCAGGATGCAAAGCTTGATTTGTTTGATCTTAATGTCAGTGCAGCAAAAGTCATTTTAAAAGATGAAAAAGCCAGTATAATAGTGCCAAATATGGAAAGTGATTTTTTAAAAGCAGAACTTAATGCTAGTATAAATTTTTTTCAAAAGCAAGGGATTTTTGATTTAAATTTAAGCAAACTTTCTTTACCAATGCTACTTGATATGAAAAATGAGAATATGCAATTTGTATTTGATTTTGAAGGTGAAAAAAGGTTAAGCTCTTCAGAATGGGGTTTGGATATGAATTTAAGCGACGGTTTATTTTTAAGGGTGCATTCATTTAAAAAATTTGAACCTTATTCGGAATTATTGCAAAAATTTAAATTTCAAAATACTGAAGATATTACTTTTTATACTAAGGATTTTGATAATTTTGAAATGGTAGTGAAAAATGGTATATTTGACAGCGAATTTTATGCCAATGATAAGCCTTATGTTAAAGATAGTTTTTTTATAAGTAAAAATTCTAGTGGTATAAAAATTAGAACCCAAAGTGAATTAGTAAGTGCTGATTTAAATGATGATGTTAATCATATTTTTATAAAAAATTTAAAATTAGCTTATAAAAATTCAGACAGTGAAAAAATTACCACACATATTGTCAGCAAACCTACTTACATAAATGCGCAAAATAGTGCTTTGTTTTTGCAAGATTTTAATAAAACCTTAAGTTTTGATAATCTTAAAGCAAATCTTTTAAATGATCATGTAAAAGTTGTAGCAAATTATAAACAAAGTGACTTTGATCTTGAATTTAATTCTGAAAAAATGATTTTAAAAATTTCTAATATTAGCGATGAAGTTTTAAATAATTTTTTTGGAAGAACGGTGGTTGAAAATGGAGTTTTTAATTTTTTAATAGAAGGTAAAAGTTCGAAAGAATATAAGGGTAAGATTTGGATTAAAAATACTCATTTTACAGGCCTGAAGTTTCAAAATCAATTGGTAAGTTTTTTGGACACAATTCCGAGTTTATTGCTTTTTAAAACACCCACTTTTAACGAGAAGGGTTTAAATGTAGAAAAAGGCGCAGTTGTATTTAATAGAAAAGGTGATATTTTAACTTTGGAAGGTTTAAATTTGGATGGAGATAGTATTGATATTTTAGGCACAGGGGTGATTAATTTAAAAAGTAATGCTTTAAATATTGATTTACAATTAAAAACCCTTAAATCAACATCTGAGGCTATTTCTAAAGTTCCTATTATTAATCAAATTATTTTGGGTAAGAATCGAGAAATTTCAACAACGGTAAAGGTTGATGGACAAATTGATAATCCGGAATTTCACACTCAAATTTTAACAGAGACCTTAAAAACACCTTTAAATTTGATAAAAAATATTTTTGAATTGCCAGCAAATTTATTTAATTAA
- the flgC gene encoding flagellar basal body rod protein FlgC: MAYLSDFDISGYGLSAQRFRMNVISSNIANANTTRTAEGGPYRRREVIFKATDFDKLLNEQISKDNNFLKYENPLNDPSSLKDGKPAIQSVVVDKVVRDDKDFRMKYEPNHPDANAQGYVAYPNINPVIEMADLIEATRAYQANVSAFTSAKTIAQSAIDLLKG, from the coding sequence ATGGCATACTTAAGCGATTTTGATATTAGCGGATATGGTTTAAGTGCTCAACGCTTTAGAATGAATGTAATTAGCTCCAATATAGCTAATGCAAACACAACCAGAACAGCAGAAGGCGGACCTTATAGAAGACGCGAAGTGATCTTTAAAGCAACAGATTTTGATAAGCTTTTAAATGAGCAAATCAGCAAAGATAATAATTTTTTAAAATATGAAAATCCTTTAAACGATCCAAGTTCACTTAAAGATGGCAAGCCTGCAATTCAAAGCGTTGTAGTGGATAAAGTAGTAAGAGATGATAAAGATTTTCGCATGAAATATGAGCCAAATCATCCTGATGCAAATGCACAAGGTTATGTTGCTTATCCAAATATAAATCCTGTCATTGAAATGGCCGATTTAATAGAAGCAACAAGAGCTTATCAAGCTAATGTCAGTGCTTTTACAAGTGCAAAAACCATTGCGCAAAGCGCAATTGATTTATTAAAAGGATAA
- the mltG gene encoding endolytic transglycosylase MltG yields MKISPKTRAIFFIISNFFLILILAIFYYLLLPIKSNSVVYIPQGSVGQIITYLNNNHYNMSKIDKYILFLLGHPQSGWINIGTKPLNKVEFLHKLTVAKAALESITLIPGETTIIFLEQLANQLNLNKEKLLAEYKKQAEFEEGMLYPETYKIPKGITEPLLIYFLLKHSENTYKKIAMHYLTLDDLKSRKWREIIIAASVVQKEAANNDEMQMVASVIYNRLRKGMKLQMDGTLNYGIYSHTKVTPERIRQDNSYYNTYKFEGFPKEAVCNVSINAIRAVIFEKRFFDKNKKGSSDYLYFMRDKQSGKHIFSTNLNDHNKAIDLQKGK; encoded by the coding sequence ATGAAAATAAGTCCAAAAACGCGTGCAATTTTTTTTATCATTTCAAATTTCTTTCTTATTTTAATCCTTGCAATTTTTTATTATTTACTTTTGCCTATAAAAAGCAATAGTGTTGTTTACATACCGCAAGGTTCAGTAGGACAAATTATAACCTATTTAAATAACAATCACTACAATATGAGCAAAATTGACAAATATATTTTATTTCTCCTAGGCCACCCTCAATCTGGCTGGATCAATATAGGCACAAAACCTCTTAATAAAGTCGAATTTTTACACAAACTTACTGTTGCTAAAGCCGCACTTGAAAGCATTACTTTAATACCAGGCGAAACAACAATCATTTTTTTAGAACAACTTGCAAATCAGCTAAATTTAAATAAAGAAAAATTACTCGCAGAGTACAAAAAACAAGCCGAATTTGAAGAGGGTATGCTTTATCCAGAAACTTACAAAATTCCAAAAGGAATTACAGAGCCTTTATTGATTTATTTTTTACTAAAACATTCAGAAAATACTTATAAAAAAATCGCCATGCATTATCTTACCTTGGATGATCTTAAAAGTAGAAAATGGCGTGAGATTATCATTGCAGCATCTGTCGTGCAAAAAGAAGCGGCAAATAATGATGAAATGCAGATGGTTGCCAGTGTGATTTATAACCGTTTAAGAAAAGGAATGAAACTTCAAATGGATGGGACGCTAAATTATGGAATTTACTCCCATACTAAAGTAACACCTGAGAGAATAAGACAAGACAACAGTTATTATAATACTTACAAATTTGAAGGTTTTCCCAAAGAAGCAGTCTGCAATGTATCAATAAACGCCATTCGTGCTGTAATTTTTGAAAAAAGATTTTTCGATAAAAATAAAAAAGGCTCAAGTGATTATTTATATTTTATGAGAGATAAACAGAGCGGAAAACATATTTTCAGTACAAATTTAAATGATCACAATAAAGCTATTGATTTGCAAAAAGGCAAATGA
- a CDS encoding penicillin-binding protein 2 yields the protein MQENNKNRKTKVAFAFCMASFFMLLFLSSAFFLTSKRHIPNTEKDQYTTALRGNIITKDNFTISTSRQVYRAEIDLRSMNPEKFELFLKLFEIYSGADKAQMQDIKKRLKSKKKNYNFILIQNLDSKHASYLKELSKKLYVQGFFKAFTNSNGKVETRGLNVVEHKEDRIYMSLDSLTPTIGYTRVVLDEQNNILKNIGVKGLEKYYDECLMPLQDEKIQGLKDIGGNIILNLDSVEKKRIDGCDLYINISLKLQKTIEKLIDRRNLDLKANEIVVGVMESKSGKILALASTRRYNPANRGEDLSVLNASAIEYSYEAGSVIKPFIFTTALRLDKLKPDEIINTHGGKYKLGRYTITDTHKSDKMSIEEVITYSSNIGMIEIAKRLSNLEIISGLKIFRFGEKSGIDLPYEQKGELPNPNRLREIEKAVLSYGYGLKTTFIQLLAAYNVFNNNGYYTPPRIGDKIYQNGRFIMLNEENAKQERILSASGAKKMQEILIAVIEKGTGKKVLTQGLTIGGKTGTARIAERQGYTSNRYNASFFGFANDKNNAYTIGVLVRNPTKPYSYYAAQSALPIFKDVVDILLSQDLLKLDINATVQ from the coding sequence ATGCAAGAAAACAACAAAAATAGAAAAACAAAAGTTGCTTTTGCCTTTTGTATGGCATCGTTTTTTATGCTACTTTTTCTCAGTTCTGCCTTTTTTCTTACCTCAAAAAGACACATTCCTAATACAGAAAAAGACCAATACACCACTGCTTTAAGAGGCAATATTATCACAAAGGATAATTTTACAATTTCAACTTCAAGACAAGTTTATCGTGCAGAAATTGATTTAAGAAGCATGAATCCTGAAAAATTTGAACTTTTTCTAAAGCTTTTTGAAATTTATAGCGGCGCAGATAAAGCGCAAATGCAAGATATTAAAAAAAGACTTAAAAGCAAAAAGAAAAACTATAATTTTATTTTGATACAAAATTTAGATTCCAAGCATGCAAGCTATCTTAAAGAACTTTCAAAAAAACTTTATGTTCAAGGTTTTTTTAAAGCCTTTACCAATAGCAATGGCAAAGTAGAAACTAGGGGTTTAAATGTTGTAGAACACAAAGAAGATCGAATTTATATGTCTTTGGACTCACTCACCCCAACTATTGGTTACACAAGAGTTGTTTTAGATGAGCAAAATAATATTTTAAAAAATATTGGCGTAAAAGGCTTAGAAAAATATTACGATGAATGCCTTATGCCTTTACAAGATGAAAAAATTCAAGGCTTAAAAGATATAGGCGGAAATATTATCTTAAATTTAGATTCAGTAGAAAAAAAACGAATTGATGGTTGTGATTTATATATTAACATATCTCTAAAATTACAAAAAACCATTGAAAAACTCATAGATCGAAGAAATTTAGACCTTAAAGCTAATGAAATTGTAGTTGGGGTGATGGAAAGCAAAAGTGGTAAAATTTTAGCCCTTGCAAGCACAAGAAGATATAATCCTGCAAACCGCGGAGAAGACTTATCTGTTTTAAATGCTAGTGCCATTGAATACAGCTACGAAGCGGGTTCTGTTATAAAACCTTTTATATTTACCACAGCTTTAAGATTAGACAAATTAAAACCAGATGAAATCATCAATACTCACGGCGGTAAATACAAACTGGGTCGCTACACCATAACAGACACTCATAAATCTGATAAAATGAGTATTGAAGAAGTCATTACTTACTCATCAAATATCGGTATGATAGAAATTGCAAAGCGTTTGAGTAATTTAGAAATTATTTCAGGGCTTAAAATTTTTAGATTTGGAGAAAAAAGTGGCATTGATCTTCCTTATGAACAAAAGGGAGAATTGCCAAATCCTAATAGATTAAGAGAGATAGAAAAAGCCGTTTTAAGCTATGGTTATGGACTTAAAACGACTTTTATACAACTGCTAGCTGCCTATAATGTTTTTAATAATAATGGTTATTATACCCCTCCACGCATTGGAGATAAAATTTATCAAAATGGTAGATTTATAATGCTTAATGAAGAAAATGCCAAGCAAGAAAGAATTCTTTCTGCTAGTGGAGCTAAAAAAATGCAAGAAATTTTAATCGCCGTAATTGAAAAAGGCACAGGAAAAAAAGTGTTAACCCAAGGTTTAACAATAGGTGGAAAAACAGGGACAGCAAGAATTGCTGAAAGACAAGGATATACTTCTAATCGTTACAATGCTTCATTTTTTGGCTTTGCTAATGATAAAAACAACGCTTACACCATAGGAGTTTTAGTGCGAAATCCTACCAAGCCTTATAGCTATTATGCTGCACAAAGTGCTTTACCTATTTTTAAGGATGTAGTAGATATTTTACTCTCCCAAGATTTATTAAAACTTGATATTAATGCAACAGTTCAATAA
- the flgB gene encoding flagellar basal body rod protein FlgB: MISPFKSKELVASALAGRNLRNQLINSNLANVDTPFYKAKDIEFETALVNRANEIFKKNDNKELQLAITEEGHQKPWKFPDPNKSTIYLRDGHLARNDANTVDLDVETTEMSKNTIMITALDGVLRRQSNIFSSILDASSKLS, from the coding sequence ATGATAAGCCCATTTAAATCAAAAGAGCTTGTAGCTAGTGCTTTGGCGGGAAGAAATTTAAGAAACCAACTTATAAATTCAAACCTTGCAAATGTTGATACCCCTTTTTACAAAGCAAAAGATATAGAATTTGAAACCGCTTTGGTTAATCGTGCAAATGAAATTTTTAAAAAAAATGACAACAAAGAATTACAATTAGCTATAACCGAAGAAGGACATCAAAAACCTTGGAAATTCCCAGATCCTAACAAATCAACCATTTATTTAAGAGATGGGCATTTAGCAAGAAATGATGCAAATACTGTAGATTTGGATGTTGAAACCACAGAAATGAGTAAAAATACAATTATGATTACTGCTCTTGATGGGGTTCTAAGAAGACAAAGTAATATTTTCAGTTCTATACTTGATGCAAGTTCTAAATTAAGTTAA
- a CDS encoding NADP-dependent isocitrate dehydrogenase, producing the protein MHITYTLTDESPALATYSFLPIVQAFLNRVNISVKTSDISLSGRILANFGEYLKDTQKCEDALEILGELVKNPQANLIKTPNISASIPQLKAAIKELQAKGYMLPNYPDEPKNDEEAQIKAKYQKVLGSAVNPVLRQGNSDRRSTKAVKDYAKNNPYRVVEFNPNSKTRVSYMKEGDFFSNEKAVLINEDCVASIEFVGNNGKSEVLKEGLKLEKNEILDATFMDVAKLQEFYAKEIKASKDDDVLFSLHLKATMMKVSDPILFGYAVSTFFKELFVEFKDEFEKLGINPNNGLSELLSKVETSSKKDEILKKYNEILTNSADISMVNSDKGITNLHVPSDVIVDASMPAMLKNGARLWDKEGKEKDTNAVIPDQTYATIYEAVIEDLRKNGTLNPAKLGSVSNVGLMAKKAQEYGSHDKTFVAKEDGTFKIIVNGKVLLEHKVKKGDIYRANQAKFDAVLNWIDLGIERADLTSTEAIFWLDSKRASNKIMIELVQNRLKEKGKNIAILAPYDACLKSLELIRGGKDVISITGNVLRDYLTDLFPILELGTSAKMLSVVPMLNGGAMFETGAGGSAPKQVEQLVEENHLRWDSLGEFLALQASLEFYANKCNHHKAKVLAECLDEAIGEWLENNKAPSRKVKEDDNRTSHFYLAMYFANHLARQANDIELQSFFKDIALELSSNEEKIRAEFNDAQGVKVDLGGYYKFDDEKVNKIMRPSATFNAIIEKIGQR; encoded by the coding sequence ATGCACATAACTTATACACTAACAGATGAGTCGCCCGCTCTTGCGACTTATTCTTTTTTGCCTATAGTGCAGGCTTTTTTAAATAGAGTTAATATAAGTGTTAAGACTTCCGATATTTCTTTGTCTGGAAGAATTTTGGCTAATTTTGGTGAATATCTAAAAGATACGCAAAAATGCGAAGATGCTTTAGAAATTTTAGGTGAACTTGTAAAAAATCCGCAAGCAAATCTCATTAAAACACCTAATATTTCAGCATCTATTCCACAACTTAAAGCAGCAATTAAAGAATTGCAAGCCAAGGGTTATATGTTACCAAATTACCCAGATGAACCAAAGAATGATGAAGAAGCGCAAATTAAAGCAAAATATCAAAAAGTTTTAGGTTCTGCGGTTAATCCCGTATTAAGACAAGGAAACTCTGATCGTCGCTCTACTAAAGCAGTTAAAGATTATGCGAAAAATAATCCTTATCGTGTGGTTGAGTTTAATCCTAATTCAAAAACTCGTGTTTCTTATATGAAGGAAGGTGATTTTTTCTCTAATGAGAAAGCGGTTTTAATCAATGAGGATTGCGTTGCCAGTATCGAATTTGTAGGAAATAATGGCAAAAGTGAAGTTTTAAAAGAAGGTTTAAAACTTGAAAAGAATGAAATTTTAGACGCTACTTTTATGGATGTAGCAAAGTTGCAAGAATTTTATGCCAAAGAAATTAAAGCTAGCAAAGACGATGATGTGCTTTTTTCATTGCATTTAAAAGCTACAATGATGAAAGTAAGCGACCCTATACTTTTTGGTTATGCGGTAAGCACTTTCTTTAAAGAGTTATTTGTAGAATTTAAAGATGAATTTGAAAAACTAGGAATCAATCCAAATAATGGACTAAGTGAGCTTTTGAGCAAGGTTGAAACTTCAAGCAAAAAAGATGAAATTTTAAAAAAATATAATGAAATTTTGACTAATTCTGCTGATATTTCTATGGTAAATTCAGACAAAGGTATTACAAATTTACATGTACCAAGCGATGTGATTGTTGATGCTTCTATGCCTGCAATGCTTAAAAATGGTGCAAGATTGTGGGATAAAGAAGGCAAAGAAAAAGATACTAATGCAGTCATTCCTGATCAAACTTATGCGACTATTTACGAGGCTGTAATTGAAGATTTGCGTAAGAATGGCACTTTGAATCCTGCAAAATTAGGCAGTGTTTCAAATGTGGGTTTAATGGCCAAAAAAGCTCAAGAATACGGCTCGCATGATAAAACCTTTGTGGCTAAAGAAGATGGGACTTTTAAAATCATTGTTAATGGTAAAGTTTTATTGGAGCATAAGGTTAAGAAAGGCGATATCTATAGGGCTAATCAAGCTAAATTTGATGCGGTGTTAAATTGGATCGATTTAGGCATTGAAAGAGCTGATTTAACAAGTACCGAAGCGATTTTTTGGCTGGATAGCAAAAGAGCAAGCAATAAAATTATGATCGAATTGGTGCAAAATCGCTTGAAAGAAAAGGGTAAAAATATAGCTATTTTAGCGCCATATGATGCTTGTTTAAAAAGTTTAGAGCTTATCCGCGGAGGAAAAGATGTGATTTCTATCACAGGAAATGTGCTAAGAGATTATTTAACCGATCTTTTCCCTATTTTAGAGCTTGGAACTAGTGCAAAAATGTTATCTGTTGTGCCAATGTTAAACGGTGGAGCGATGTTTGAAACAGGAGCGGGTGGTTCAGCACCGAAGCAAGTGGAACAATTAGTAGAAGAAAATCATTTGCGTTGGGATAGTTTGGGCGAGTTTTTAGCTTTACAAGCGAGTTTAGAATTTTATGCCAATAAATGCAATCATCACAAAGCCAAAGTTTTGGCAGAATGTCTTGATGAAGCTATAGGAGAATGGCTTGAAAACAATAAAGCTCCATCAAGAAAAGTCAAAGAAGATGATAATCGCACGAGTCATTTTTATTTGGCCATGTATTTTGCAAATCATTTAGCAAGACAAGCAAATGATATAGAACTTCAAAGCTTTTTTAAAGATATTGCTTTAGAGCTTTCTTCTAATGAAGAAAAAATTAGAGCTGAATTTAATGATGCACAAGGAGTTAAAGTTGATCTTGGCGGTTATTATAAATTTGATGATGAAAAAGTAAATAAAATTATGCGTCCAAGTGCGACTTTTAATGCCATTATAGAAAAAATAGGACAAAGATGA